One genomic segment of Clostridium saccharoperbutylacetonicum N1-4(HMT) includes these proteins:
- a CDS encoding non-ribosomal peptide synthetase has product MIDDKVMESYFNDYENRKISTKELLKKLNNIGLSRKTKSLLSEGQKGLWAIQNMDKENTSYNIPICFRFQKKENLNLFRKAVEFIWKQYPILKSTIIEESGKLYQVIDTAMLLSYEVMQIENKDDFEMAAYIKEIANQPFTLNEGPLFRVQVLESPNNQTVLVNIHHIICDGTSSVILTKALLHAYQQLVEQKEPKLVDRKDSYSDFVDWETTMLSGRRGKEHSEFWKQQLQGELTATELMPDLSESKQSGAIGDMFQLSLSSEIKKKIKAFANAQRISLPSFFLSVLNIFLYQCTNQSDITVGVASMGRPEERFESLLGYFINMIPIRSQIKESDKFQDYARDLQNKMLDCLDHADYPCTYIIKDRRKERNGDTSPIFKVAYYYQNFLESDFVSSLKKYETMFNIKFLSAIHQKGEYDFVLEVLEEENGILLSIKYNEMMYSRGLMEHYAKNIAALSEKLAENPDKEIQKYPLISDEEKNKILFDWNDTEITYPNTKMVHELFEEQADANPDRIAVVYENESLTYKQLNEKSEKLAIYLQSIGVVADTLVGICVERSLDMIVGLLAILKAGGAYVPLDPEYPNERVEYMIENSNINIILAQSAMKQKKGYLNTKGLRTIFMDAEMDTLNITGSLSHKVGKRNLAYVLYTSGSTGKPKGVMIPHEALTNFLLQMADIPGFGEDDTLLAVTTFCFDIAGLELYLPLIKGAKYYICSTEKKKDIEKLKKEIQRVKPTVMQATPATWMALNLVGWRNEEHVKILCGGEALPKKLRKYFMESHSEVWNMFGPTETTIWSTMKRIEEGEEITIGKPMANTQVYILNKNNMPVPVGVPGELYIGGTGLSRGYYNREDLTKERFIANPFIVGAKMYKTGDVAKWTSNGEINFIGRADNQVKIHGFRIELSEIETRMNEYDQIEQSAVIVSERDGNRQLKAFFVGKNKDTNQKVDLKQLRTYLKNNLPVYMMPNLFVQIDMLPITPNGKINRLELGKYKEHSKDNEKETETKNKPVETIDLKQIQATLLEFWKMIIGNDDIQINDGFFEAGGDSILAVLIVEKIKEYYKCDIKVTHLFEYSNIANLSEFIAEELSKENKLVSVKNSMKAQAEQKEEDELDAYEDCVAIIGLSCQFPGAKNADEFWDNLINNRECANRLTKEQLIEMNIPKGLIENKRFVPIRLSIEGKELFDNEFFSISPKDAENMNPQMRLLLENSWKAVEDAGYVSKTIPNTGVYMSSSNNSYLTSGGMQNDGLIDSSESYVKWLMSQTGTVPTMISYRLGFTGPSFAVHSNCSSALVGLSLAYQNIKAGEIDYALVGASTIHSKNNAGYLYVPGMNFSKDGHIRAFDAKADGMIGGEGVAVIMLKNAKKAIKDHDHVYAMLKGITVSNDGTEKVGFYAPSIKGQSYAIEKMIEKTGINPETISYVEAHGTGTKLGDPIEFKALKKVYEKYTDKKQFCGIGSVKTNVGHLDTAAGLAGCIKLALSLKNRKIPATINYSEANPEINFEDSPFFMTNKVIELEESIRPARVSLSSFGIGGTNVHALLEEYKENEEKNLYSNNKCIIPVSAKNEERLNVYVKNIYEYLLTRQGESLDLQDIAYTLQTGREAMESRTIFCVNSIAELKEKMNLYLNGGQSVIDEAVDELLVNMQKIWMAGKPVDWDSLYTEQAKPKKVSLPTYPFEEKRFWKEEEEIKKQSTMTNSVAAKKVHYLLDENTSSFMQQSYTTRFTGEEFFLKDHVINNKLVLPGVVYIEMARAAGQDAIRGNIIGIKNVVWPRPITVEQPRDVRVILDNKHPNQLSYRIVTMENENEVVHSQGKLLYQDKAAGLSDRKIPNQVFQEQACRKRCNVYISKRDFYQSSLASVYQYGATFQPIKEMFFNDTESLAYLEIPSERYHDFEDFKLHPSILEGCLQSITGLLYRVDQTPFMPYTIEKIDIYNHFSKKCLAYATYSDEKTSHEQFRKFNIKLYDMEGRLLASIRNYTIRKIPSNTTNVTEPVNKQDMQMYHYVWKKNNKKMMNGRSKVGSLLIFDNDKILAQEFRYANDITYVLSGNKFRECQNGVYEIATSDEESYFKLFDELRRRGKLPNQIVYKWTYIGNSTGENVRTAFYAMLHIARALVKLKIRDKVKLLYLYQDENNHEAVMNDALSGFVKTLQMEHPNLYFRIIKIKGIQYSIKDLIESELQVDDTNTVYYQDNTRYMEQLIRDDVKHLDSKVPFKERGTYLITGGMGEIGLSLARYLASNFRANLILTGRSVLDAKKQENLEELRMLGANVSYISVDMSKRKDVMRMKEQIKDQFTTIQGIISCAGVVRDSFIINKTMLQIEEVLRAKIDATIIMDQVMKDEKLDFFLLFSSISHLGNIGQADYAVANSFLNSFASYRKKLCMERERYGKTVSINWPIWEQGGMHMETAVLERQKERTGVYPLPTQVGLEAIRNSLMQENDTVLILYGEGKKLQKFVSHLNSREDQMGEKEIEVKSEMNQKELIESVMTFLQNTAEELIKVNDLNIDKDLSECGFDSISNTDYTNKINDYYGLEVMPTIFFELEMPTVRALCNYLIKNYSDELSSFYGQSSNEMDSFEAKEEIVDNKYIVEQATSNKDVLDKVLGYLSQTIETLQKIDHVDIDKNMNLYGFDSISNTELCNLINDNYDIDLMPTIFFELEEATVRKLASYICNQYSKKMELFYKEERVTLKEEEAVLYDVNEEEEVVQLFHTNTPVNDAFEDAVAIIGMDGAFPQSENLHEFWNKIEQGDTLITEIPTERFDYHDFDDPCMKWGAFMKNVSFFDADYFGMSKQEAEVLDPQHRMFIQTTWNTIEDAGYKPSYLSGTDTGIFVGIGTQDYTEIVEKNLTEFNPYALTGRSPFMMPNRISSLLNIHGPSEAIDTACSSSLVAIHKAAEAVKNGTCNMAIAGGVNLILSPLVHKAFSTAGMLSKTGKCSVFDKDADGTVRGEGVGAILLKRLDNAKRDGDHIYAVIRSSGENHKGKSASLTAPNAIAEKELIKSVYEKAHINPSSVNYIEVHSTGTKLGDPVEITGLKNAFTELSQIYGVRLEANSCAISSVKPIIGHLEAAAGIVSVLKVILSLQHKKILKVSNFKELNPYINLEDSPFYINKSNCQWERIDSNVPRRAGVSAFGFGGVNAHVLIEEYMEDAKEESYNHKDNLKASCICLSGKTKEALEKQVRMLLESIEENQFMDDDLVDIAYTLQTGREEFEERVGFTVRTIEQLKEKLDAFISQKKSYGSKIFYGRVVENNNLLSLLNKNNMVDDIVEPLISSNQMDKLVELWVNGVSINWRKLYIHRKVKKVSLPVYPFEQKRYWVELKDEKKETNKFEIQLENPIVQGEPSKVVMGVLAQMLGVKADEIDKNDSTSELGIDSIILMQLLRKVQIINPKVDFESLYQCGTIEDILNIVNSNDNRQKEIENQESLENKKDENDTNKIMSMVYGTGVQNDEYIVLQKYPELIKMNHSSEGRPVFWLHGGFGGVEVYRLIASEFERPFYGIQARGYMSEDEPIEGLEEMAAYYVKIIELIQPNGPYDLGGLSLGGILAYEVCRQLQLKGQKVNSIVMLESIYVDEIMRTEWSNISTVNLKKDQMFRASNLLLAFSTDTELNLVTESEMKTDVSDDEFLEQLVQISQARGIHKSSEQLKKLIIGFQKILNVLDTGTTFYEAKNLTNQDDVQCYYFCNPEGTLFGQSEEYFRLVDKGRSYDFAYFAKMWKDKMPKLETIEIHSSNHMTILTETEPKQIIVDLCKKLYAK; this is encoded by the coding sequence ATGATTGATGATAAGGTTATGGAGTCATATTTTAATGATTACGAAAACAGAAAGATTTCAACGAAAGAACTACTAAAAAAACTAAATAATATTGGATTAAGTCGAAAAACAAAGAGTTTGCTTTCAGAAGGACAAAAGGGATTATGGGCAATTCAAAATATGGACAAGGAAAACACGTCCTATAACATTCCAATTTGCTTTCGGTTTCAAAAAAAGGAAAATCTTAATTTATTCCGTAAGGCGGTAGAATTTATATGGAAGCAATATCCTATTTTAAAGAGCACCATTATTGAAGAAAGTGGAAAGCTGTATCAAGTGATTGATACAGCAATGCTACTTAGTTATGAAGTTATGCAAATTGAAAACAAAGATGATTTTGAGATGGCAGCATATATTAAGGAAATCGCAAACCAGCCGTTTACGCTCAATGAAGGACCATTATTTCGGGTACAGGTATTAGAAAGCCCAAATAATCAAACAGTATTAGTTAATATACATCATATTATCTGTGATGGAACTTCATCTGTCATTTTGACCAAGGCATTATTGCATGCATATCAACAGCTTGTAGAGCAGAAAGAACCAAAGTTAGTTGATAGAAAAGATTCCTATTCGGATTTTGTAGATTGGGAAACAACTATGTTATCTGGGAGAAGAGGCAAGGAACATAGTGAATTTTGGAAACAACAGCTCCAAGGAGAATTAACAGCTACTGAGCTTATGCCGGATCTATCGGAAAGCAAGCAAAGTGGTGCAATAGGTGACATGTTTCAATTGTCATTATCAAGTGAGATAAAGAAGAAGATAAAAGCATTTGCAAACGCACAAAGAATTAGTTTGCCATCTTTTTTCTTATCTGTTTTAAATATTTTTCTATATCAGTGTACGAACCAGAGTGATATTACTGTTGGAGTTGCCAGCATGGGCAGACCAGAGGAAAGATTTGAATCCTTGCTCGGATATTTTATTAATATGATTCCAATTCGAAGCCAGATAAAGGAGTCAGACAAGTTTCAAGACTATGCAAGAGATTTACAGAATAAAATGCTTGATTGTTTAGATCATGCAGATTACCCATGTACTTATATTATCAAAGACAGAAGGAAGGAGAGAAACGGGGATACTTCACCAATTTTCAAGGTAGCTTATTATTACCAGAATTTTTTAGAGTCAGATTTTGTGTCATCTCTTAAAAAATATGAAACCATGTTTAACATAAAATTCCTTTCTGCGATTCATCAAAAAGGGGAATATGATTTTGTCTTAGAAGTGTTAGAAGAAGAAAATGGTATTTTGCTAAGCATAAAATATAATGAAATGATGTACTCTAGGGGATTAATGGAACATTATGCAAAAAACATTGCAGCTCTTTCTGAAAAACTTGCAGAAAATCCAGATAAGGAGATACAGAAGTATCCTCTTATATCAGATGAGGAAAAAAATAAAATTCTATTTGATTGGAATGACACAGAGATTACTTATCCAAATACAAAAATGGTGCATGAATTATTTGAAGAACAGGCAGATGCAAATCCTGACAGAATTGCGGTAGTTTATGAAAATGAATCATTAACTTATAAGCAATTGAATGAAAAAAGCGAGAAACTAGCCATATATTTACAATCTATAGGTGTAGTGGCAGATACGCTTGTTGGAATCTGTGTAGAACGTTCACTGGATATGATTGTGGGATTGTTAGCAATTCTTAAGGCTGGTGGAGCTTATGTGCCACTTGATCCAGAATATCCAAATGAGCGTGTGGAATATATGATAGAAAATAGCAATATCAATATTATTTTGGCGCAATCAGCTATGAAACAAAAGAAAGGTTATTTAAATACAAAGGGATTACGTACAATTTTTATGGATGCGGAAATGGATACTCTGAATATCACAGGGAGTCTTTCACACAAGGTTGGAAAGCGTAATCTAGCATATGTACTATATACCTCTGGAAGTACAGGAAAACCAAAAGGAGTTATGATTCCTCACGAAGCATTAACAAACTTTTTATTACAGATGGCTGATATTCCTGGATTTGGTGAGGATGACACGTTACTTGCAGTTACAACATTTTGTTTTGATATTGCGGGACTTGAATTATATTTACCTTTAATCAAAGGGGCGAAATACTATATCTGTAGTACAGAAAAGAAAAAGGACATTGAAAAGCTGAAGAAAGAAATTCAGCGAGTGAAACCTACTGTTATGCAGGCAACACCAGCTACATGGATGGCACTCAATTTAGTCGGATGGAGAAATGAAGAGCATGTTAAAATCCTTTGTGGTGGAGAAGCGCTGCCGAAAAAATTAAGAAAATATTTTATGGAAAGTCACAGCGAAGTATGGAATATGTTTGGTCCAACAGAGACAACGATTTGGTCTACCATGAAAAGAATAGAAGAAGGTGAAGAGATTACAATCGGGAAACCGATGGCCAATACACAAGTTTATATTTTGAATAAAAACAATATGCCTGTTCCAGTGGGTGTTCCAGGTGAACTTTACATTGGTGGTACTGGTCTTTCAAGAGGATATTATAATAGAGAAGATTTGACGAAGGAACGTTTTATTGCAAATCCATTTATAGTGGGTGCCAAAATGTACAAAACAGGAGATGTAGCTAAATGGACATCCAATGGCGAAATAAATTTTATCGGTAGAGCCGACAATCAAGTCAAAATTCATGGTTTCCGAATCGAGTTAAGTGAAATTGAAACCAGAATGAATGAGTATGATCAAATTGAACAAAGTGCAGTAATCGTAAGTGAACGGGATGGAAATAGGCAATTGAAGGCCTTTTTTGTAGGTAAAAATAAGGATACTAACCAGAAAGTTGATTTAAAACAGCTGCGTACCTATCTGAAAAACAATCTACCTGTTTATATGATGCCTAATTTATTTGTACAAATTGATATGCTTCCTATAACACCGAATGGAAAGATTAATCGATTGGAATTGGGAAAATATAAGGAACATAGTAAAGACAACGAGAAAGAGACAGAAACGAAAAACAAACCAGTTGAAACGATTGACTTAAAACAGATACAAGCTACTTTGCTTGAATTCTGGAAAATGATCATTGGAAATGATGATATTCAAATAAATGATGGCTTTTTTGAAGCTGGTGGTGATTCAATCTTAGCAGTGCTTATAGTAGAAAAAATAAAAGAATATTATAAGTGCGATATCAAAGTTACACATTTATTTGAGTATTCCAATATAGCAAATTTAAGCGAGTTCATTGCAGAAGAATTGAGTAAGGAAAATAAGCTAGTTAGTGTCAAAAATAGTATGAAAGCACAAGCGGAACAAAAAGAAGAAGATGAGCTTGATGCGTATGAAGATTGCGTTGCAATTATAGGTCTTTCATGTCAATTCCCAGGTGCAAAGAATGCAGATGAGTTCTGGGATAATTTGATAAATAACCGAGAATGTGCGAACCGTCTTACCAAGGAACAGCTCATAGAGATGAACATTCCGAAAGGGTTAATAGAGAATAAAAGATTTGTACCAATTCGATTAAGTATAGAAGGAAAAGAATTATTCGATAATGAATTTTTCAGTATATCACCAAAGGATGCGGAAAATATGAATCCTCAGATGCGTCTGTTATTGGAGAATTCGTGGAAAGCAGTTGAAGATGCAGGATATGTTTCGAAAACCATACCGAATACAGGTGTCTATATGTCATCAAGCAATAACTCTTATCTGACATCAGGCGGAATGCAGAATGATGGACTAATTGATTCTTCAGAGAGTTATGTTAAGTGGTTGATGAGTCAAACCGGAACGGTTCCAACTATGATTTCCTATCGATTAGGGTTTACTGGTCCAAGTTTTGCAGTCCATTCTAATTGTTCATCTGCATTGGTAGGTTTATCACTAGCATATCAGAATATTAAGGCAGGAGAAATTGACTACGCACTAGTGGGAGCTTCGACAATCCACTCTAAAAATAATGCAGGATACCTATATGTGCCAGGAATGAATTTCTCAAAAGACGGTCATATTCGAGCATTTGATGCAAAGGCAGATGGTATGATAGGTGGAGAAGGCGTGGCAGTAATCATGTTGAAAAATGCGAAAAAGGCAATAAAAGACCACGACCACGTATATGCAATGTTGAAAGGAATTACCGTTTCTAATGATGGAACAGAGAAAGTTGGATTCTATGCACCAAGTATAAAGGGGCAATCTTATGCGATCGAAAAAATGATTGAGAAAACAGGAATTAATCCAGAGACAATCTCTTATGTTGAGGCTCATGGAACAGGAACCAAGTTAGGAGATCCGATTGAATTCAAGGCATTGAAAAAGGTATATGAAAAATATACTGATAAAAAGCAGTTTTGTGGCATTGGTTCAGTCAAGACTAATGTTGGGCATTTGGACACTGCAGCAGGATTAGCTGGATGTATTAAGTTAGCATTAAGCTTAAAAAATAGAAAAATCCCTGCAACCATTAATTATAGTGAAGCAAACCCAGAAATCAATTTTGAGGATTCACCATTTTTCATGACCAATAAGGTAATCGAATTAGAGGAAAGTATAAGACCAGCAAGAGTTTCTCTGAGTTCTTTTGGTATTGGAGGAACAAACGTGCATGCTCTTTTAGAGGAATATAAGGAAAACGAAGAAAAGAATCTGTATAGCAACAATAAATGTATTATTCCAGTATCTGCAAAGAACGAAGAAAGATTAAACGTATATGTAAAAAATATTTATGAATATCTATTAACCAGACAGGGTGAATCACTTGATTTACAAGATATTGCCTACACGTTACAGACGGGACGAGAAGCAATGGAGTCTCGAACCATTTTCTGTGTAAATAGTATTGCCGAGTTAAAAGAAAAAATGAATCTTTACCTAAATGGCGGACAATCCGTAATTGATGAGGCAGTAGATGAGTTACTTGTTAACATGCAGAAAATTTGGATGGCAGGGAAGCCCGTTGATTGGGATAGCCTATATACGGAACAGGCAAAGCCAAAGAAAGTCAGTCTGCCAACATATCCTTTTGAAGAAAAGAGGTTTTGGAAAGAGGAAGAAGAGATTAAGAAACAGTCTACTATGACAAATTCCGTAGCTGCAAAGAAAGTACACTATCTGTTGGATGAGAATACTTCTTCCTTTATGCAGCAGAGCTATACAACCAGATTTACTGGTGAAGAGTTCTTTTTAAAGGATCATGTTATTAACAACAAGTTAGTTTTACCCGGAGTAGTCTATATTGAAATGGCAAGAGCAGCTGGTCAGGACGCAATACGGGGTAATATAATTGGAATTAAAAATGTGGTTTGGCCACGTCCTATAACGGTAGAGCAGCCACGTGATGTACGTGTAATCTTGGATAATAAACATCCTAATCAGCTAAGCTATCGTATTGTGACAATGGAAAATGAAAATGAAGTTGTGCATTCACAAGGGAAATTGCTGTATCAAGATAAAGCAGCTGGGTTATCAGATAGAAAAATTCCAAATCAAGTTTTCCAAGAACAAGCTTGCAGAAAAAGATGTAACGTATATATTTCAAAAAGAGATTTTTATCAGTCTTCGTTAGCCTCTGTTTATCAATATGGTGCTACGTTTCAACCTATAAAAGAAATGTTTTTTAATGATACAGAATCTCTTGCTTACCTTGAAATACCAAGCGAAAGATATCATGATTTTGAAGACTTTAAACTGCATCCATCCATATTGGAAGGTTGTCTTCAATCGATTACGGGATTGCTCTATCGAGTAGACCAAACGCCATTTATGCCATATACAATTGAAAAAATTGATATTTATAACCATTTTTCAAAGAAATGTCTTGCGTATGCAACATATTCAGATGAAAAGACTAGCCATGAGCAATTTAGAAAGTTTAATATAAAGCTATATGATATGGAAGGAAGATTATTAGCGTCTATTAGAAATTATACAATCAGAAAAATACCGTCTAATACTACAAATGTAACGGAACCAGTCAATAAGCAGGATATGCAGATGTATCATTATGTATGGAAGAAGAACAACAAAAAAATGATGAATGGTCGTTCTAAGGTGGGTTCACTTCTTATTTTCGATAATGATAAAATATTAGCACAAGAATTTAGATATGCCAATGATATCACTTATGTATTGTCAGGAAACAAATTCAGAGAATGCCAGAATGGAGTATATGAAATCGCTACTAGCGATGAAGAGAGCTACTTTAAGTTATTTGATGAATTGAGAAGAAGAGGAAAGTTGCCAAATCAGATTGTTTACAAATGGACGTATATTGGTAACAGCACGGGAGAGAATGTACGGACGGCATTCTATGCAATGCTGCATATTGCAAGAGCACTTGTTAAACTTAAAATACGGGATAAAGTGAAGTTGCTCTATTTGTATCAGGATGAGAATAATCATGAGGCTGTCATGAATGATGCACTTAGCGGATTTGTGAAAACTCTTCAGATGGAACATCCCAATTTATATTTTCGAATCATTAAAATCAAAGGTATTCAATATTCCATTAAGGACTTAATAGAAAGCGAATTGCAAGTGGATGATACAAACACGGTGTATTATCAAGATAATACCAGGTACATGGAGCAGTTGATTCGGGATGATGTCAAACATCTTGATAGTAAAGTTCCTTTTAAAGAAAGAGGAACCTATCTAATAACTGGAGGAATGGGCGAAATAGGTCTGTCATTAGCAAGATATCTAGCTTCTAATTTCCGTGCGAATCTTATTCTGACTGGAAGAAGTGTGCTTGATGCTAAAAAGCAGGAGAATCTTGAGGAGTTAAGAATGCTAGGTGCAAATGTAAGTTATATTAGCGTAGATATGTCCAAACGTAAAGATGTTATGAGGATGAAAGAACAGATCAAGGATCAGTTTACAACAATTCAAGGAATCATTTCCTGTGCAGGTGTTGTGAGGGATAGTTTTATTATTAATAAGACAATGTTACAGATAGAAGAAGTGCTTCGTGCTAAAATTGACGCAACAATTATTATGGACCAAGTTATGAAGGATGAAAAATTAGATTTCTTTTTACTATTTTCATCGATATCACATCTGGGCAACATAGGACAAGCTGATTATGCTGTTGCAAATAGCTTTCTGAATAGTTTTGCTAGTTATCGGAAGAAGTTATGTATGGAACGAGAACGATACGGAAAGACAGTAAGTATTAACTGGCCTATATGGGAACAAGGTGGAATGCATATGGAAACTGCTGTATTAGAAAGACAGAAAGAAAGGACAGGTGTTTATCCATTGCCAACACAGGTTGGATTAGAGGCCATTAGAAATTCTTTAATGCAGGAAAATGATACTGTCCTTATATTATATGGTGAGGGTAAAAAGCTGCAAAAATTCGTATCACACTTGAATAGTAGGGAGGATCAAATGGGGGAGAAAGAAATCGAGGTGAAGAGTGAAATGAATCAAAAAGAACTTATAGAGAGTGTTATGACATTTTTGCAGAATACAGCAGAAGAACTTATTAAGGTTAACGATTTAAATATAGATAAAGATTTGTCAGAATGTGGATTTGATTCAATTAGCAATACAGATTATACCAATAAAATTAATGACTATTATGGCTTGGAAGTTATGCCGACAATCTTTTTCGAATTAGAGATGCCAACGGTAAGAGCTCTATGTAATTATTTAATAAAAAATTATTCTGATGAATTGAGTTCTTTTTATGGGCAAAGTTCAAATGAAATGGATTCATTTGAGGCAAAAGAAGAGATCGTTGATAATAAGTATATAGTAGAACAAGCAACATCAAATAAAGATGTGCTAGACAAAGTATTAGGATATTTGTCACAGACGATAGAGACTTTGCAGAAAATAGATCATGTGGACATTGACAAGAATATGAACCTGTATGGATTTGATAGCATAAGTAATACGGAATTATGTAACTTAATTAATGACAATTACGATATTGATCTAATGCCAACAATCTTTTTTGAATTAGAGGAGGCTACGGTTCGTAAGCTTGCAAGCTACATATGTAATCAATATAGTAAAAAAATGGAGTTGTTCTATAAAGAGGAAAGAGTGACTTTAAAAGAGGAAGAAGCTGTTCTTTACGATGTTAATGAAGAGGAAGAGGTGGTACAATTATTTCATACGAATACTCCAGTAAATGACGCGTTTGAGGATGCGGTTGCTATCATTGGTATGGATGGAGCGTTTCCACAATCCGAGAATCTACATGAATTTTGGAATAAAATAGAACAGGGAGATACCTTGATAACGGAAATACCGACTGAAAGATTTGATTATCACGATTTCGATGACCCATGTATGAAGTGGGGGGCATTTATGAAGAATGTTAGCTTTTTTGATGCTGATTACTTCGGCATGTCAAAACAGGAGGCAGAAGTTCTTGACCCACAGCACAGAATGTTTATACAGACTACATGGAATACAATTGAAGATGCGGGGTATAAACCATCTTATCTGTCGGGAACAGATACTGGTATCTTTGTAGGCATTGGCACACAAGATTATACTGAGATAGTGGAAAAGAATTTGACAGAATTTAATCCATATGCACTTACGGGAAGAAGTCCTTTTATGATGCCAAACCGTATTTCATCCTTATTAAATATTCATGGACCAAGTGAGGCAATCGATACTGCATGCTCAAGCTCCTTAGTGGCAATTCATAAAGCAGCAGAAGCTGTTAAAAATGGCACATGCAATATGGCTATTGCTGGTGGTGTAAACTTAATTCTATCTCCTCTAGTACATAAAGCCTTCAGCACAGCTGGGATGTTGAGTAAAACCGGAAAGTGTAGTGTATTTGATAAAGATGCAGATGGTACAGTAAGAGGAGAAGGTGTTGGTGCAATTCTTCTAAAGAGATTAGATAACGCAAAGAGAGATGGTGACCATATCTATGCAGTGATTCGCAGTTCTGGAGAGAACCACAAAGGAAAGAGTGCTTCTTTAACTGCACCTAATGCAATTGCAGAGAAAGAATTGATTAAAAGTGTATATGAGAAGGCGCATATTAATCCTTCCAGCGTTAATTATATAGAAGTTCATAGTACGGGAACAAAACTAGGCGATCCAGTTGAAATAACAGGATTAAAGAATGCATTTACTGAACTATCTCAAATATATGGTGTAAGGTTAGAAGCTAATAGCTGTGCAATTAGCAGCGTGAAGCCAATTATTGGGCATCTTGAGGCAGCAGCTGGCATTGTGTCAGTTCTAAAAGTTATATTGTCGTTACAACATAAAAAGATACTGAAAGTGTCAAATTTTAAAGAGTTAAATCCATATATAAATTTGGAAGATAGTCCATTTTATATAAACAAATCCAATTGCCAATGGGAACGTATCGATAGCAATGTACCAAGAAGAGCAGGAGTTAGTGCATTTGGATTTGGAGGTGTGAATGCACATGTGTTGATTGAGGAGTATATGGAGGATGCAAAGGAAGAATCCTATAATCACAAGGATAATTTAAAGGCAAGCTGCATTTGTCTTTCTGGAAAAACGAAAGAGGCTTTAGAGAAGCAGGTAAGAATGTTGCTTGAGTCAATTGAGGAAAATCAATTTATGGATGATGACTTAGTTGACATTGCATATACACTTCAGACTGGTAGAGAAGAATTTGAAGAAAGAGTTGGATTCACTGTAAGGACGATAGAACAGCTAAAAGAAAAACTGGATGCTTTTATAAGTCAGAAGAAAAGTTATGGCAGTAAGATTTTCTATGGAAGGGTAGTTGAAAATAACAATCTTTTGTCGTTACTCAATAAAAATAATATGGTGGATGATATAGTTGAACCACTTATTTCGTCAAATCAAATGGATAAACTAGTGGAACTTTGGGTAAACGGAGTATCCATTAACTGGAGAAAATTATATATACACCGTAAAGTAAAAAAAGTCTCGCTTCCCGTTTATCCGTTTGAACAAAAGCGGTATTGGGTTGAATTAAAGGATGAAAAAAAGGAAACAAATAAATTCGAAATTCAACTTGAAAATCCAATAGTGCAAGGGGAGCCTAGCAAAGTGGTTATGGGTGTTTTGGCACAAATGCTTGGAGTTAAGGCTGATGAGATAGATAAAAATGACAGTACCAGTGAATTAGGTATTGACTCTATTATTCTTATGCAGTTGTTAAGAAAGGTTCAAATTATAAATCCAAAGGTAGATTTTGAGTCTCTTTATCAGTGTGGAACGATAGAAGATATATTGAATATCGTTAATTCGAATGATAATAGGCAGAAAGAGATAGAAAATCAGGAGTCTTTAGAAAATAAAAAAGATGAAAATGATACAAATAAAATAATGTCAATGGTTTATGGAACAGGTGTCCAAAATGATGAATATATTGTCTTGCAAAAGTACCCTGAGTTAATTAAAATGAACCATTCCAGTGAGGGAAGACCTGTATTTTGGTTACATGGAGGATTTGGAGGTGTTGAGGTTTATCGATTAATAGCAAGTGAGTTTGAAAGACCATTTTATGGAATTCAAGCGAGAGGGTATATGTCAGAGGATGAACCAATTGAAGGGCTTGAAGAAATGGCAGCATATTATGTAAAGATAATAGAATTAATTCAACCCAATGGACCATATGATTTAGGGGGACTGTCACTTGGAGGAATTCTTGCTTATGAAGTTTGTCGTCAGTTACAATTAAAAGGACAAAAAGTGAATTCGATTGTTATGTTGGAATCAATCTATGTGGATGAAATAATGCGAACAGAATGGAGCAATATTTCAACGGTCAATCTTAAGAAGGATCAAATGTTCCGAGCAAGCAATTTATTACTGGCATTCTCAACTGATACAGAACTGAATTTAGTAACAGAAAGTGAAATGAAAACGGACGTCTCAGATGATGAGTTCCTAGAACAATTAGTTCAGATATCCCAAGCACGAGGGATTCACAAATCATCGGAACAGTTAAAGAAATTAATAATTGGCTTTCAGAAAATCCTTAATGTGCTTGATACAGGTACTACCTTTTATGAGGCGAAAAATCTGACAAATCAAGATGATGTGCAGTGCTACTATTTCTGCAACCCAGAAGGAACATTATTTGGTCAGAGCGAAGAGTATTTTAGATTAGTGGATAAGGGACGTTCTTATGATTTCGCTTATTTTGCAAAGATGTGGAAGGATAAGATGCCTAAATTAGAAACGATAGAGATTCATTCCTCTAATCACATGACTATATTAACGGAGACAGAACCAAAACAAATTATTGTAGACTTATGTAAGAAATTATATGCGAAATAA